The Toxoplasma gondii ME49 chromosome XII, whole genome shotgun sequence genome includes a region encoding these proteins:
- a CDS encoding hypothetical protein (encoded by transcript TGME49_249425), which produces MDDPATTKSFETAYGGDSMLATLACAASEDTNFPQSNESASSILSNTSRLSEEVLAQLNENTRSISSCISRAQLLLGQHTDTANSQLESGATNGVHHMTEVGQTVRRASLEEYMVFQEQLTPHQDDEISFELSQDSDGEGVTSPFHEDSRVRSIGRIDEPEPLSQLPEFAPVANAKWEIRETTEVRPPRPASTVPHDQLSTGFAFEAAVLPTDVMERISSTAEPHPPKANIQTETPKPMRYPPSSKAKTHFEGSNDLGSRLEGTCAERRATPLKANASRAKLWAAGGISRATVETVVSGVGARSRSSVGAASWTSASSALSRASIGSKTRDSSVEPLPGDRVVGAPPCGRSRNSRPLAQQARGPKASGETPAVFPRLWEGTMERQRARSREAPAVSGAARLIVPRHSLGSSTGSNNSSSAQRRSISEKDTKSTASTPPQAPVPPPPGKEVSGEPREGVEMPTTNQRDPQNSNGDGTFRKEN; this is translated from the exons ATGGATGACCCCGCGACAACCAAATCTTTCGAAACCGCGTACGGCGGCGACAGTATGCTGGCAACTCTAGCGTGCGCCGCATCAGAGGATACAAATTTTCCTCAGAGCAACGAAAGCGCGTCTAGCATTCTCAGCAATACAAGTCGCCTGTCAGAGGAAGTCCTAGCGCAGCTGAACGAGAACACGAGGTCGATCTCATCGTGCATCAGTCgcgcgcagctgctgctgggACAGCACACCGACACAGCAAATTCTCAACTGGAAAGTGGCGCTACGAACGGCGTGCACCACATGACAGAAGTCGGACAGACGGTCCGTCGTGCGAGTTTGGAAGAGTATATGGTCTTTCAAGAACAGCTAACTCCCCACCAAGACGATGAAATCAGCTTCGAGCTCTCCCAAGATTCCGACGGCGAAGGAGTCACTTCGCCTTTTCACGAAGACAGCCGAGTCCGCAGTATCGGACGGATCGACGAGCCGGAGCCACTTAGCCAACTGCCAGAATTCGCACCAGTGGCCAATGCCAAATGGGAAATAAGGGAAACCACCGAGGTGAGACCGCCGAGGCCCGCCTCAACGGTGCCTCACGACCAGCTTTCCACCG GATTCGCCTTCGAAGCCGCAGTTCTCCCGACTGACGTGATGGAGAGAATTTCCTCGACCGCGGAACCACATCCTCCGAAAGCGAATATTCAGACCGAGACGCCGAAGCCGATGCGGTATCCCCCATCTTCGAAGGCGAAAACACATTTCGAAGGGTCGAATGATTTAGGTTCG AGACTAGAGGGGACCTGTGCGGAACGCCGAGCCACCCCCCTCAAGGCAAACGCGAGTCGCGCGAAACTCTGGGCCGCTGGCGGCATCTCGAGGGCCACGGTGGAAACCGTGGTGTCGGGAGTTGGAGCAAGAAGCCGCTCCAGCGTGGGAGCAGCCTCGTGGACTTCCGCGAGCAGCGCCCTGAGCCGCGCGAGTATCGGAAGCAAAACTCGCGACTCCAGCGTCGAGCCCCTCCCTGGAGACCGCGTTGTCGGAGCCCCGCCCTGCGGCCGAAGTCGAAATAGTCGTCCTCTTGCGCAACAAGCGCGAGGCCCGAAGGCGTCCGGCGAGACTCCCGCGGTGTTCCCGCGTCTCTGGGAGGGCACGATGGAGAGGCAGCGCGCGAGATCTCGAGAGGCTCCTGCTGTCAGTGGAGCCGCGAGACTCATTGTGCCGCGCCATTCCCTGGGGAGTTCGACGGGATCGAACAACTCGAGCTCCGCGCAGCGCAGAAGCATCAGCGAGAAGGACACGAAGTCAACCGCGAGCACTCCTCCACAGGCGCCagtccccccccccccgggCAAGGAGGTGTCTGGGGAACCGAGGGAGGGTGTCGAGATGCCCACCACAAACCAACGCGACCCCCAGAACAGCAACGGAGACGGCACGTTCAGAAAGGAAAATTGA